A stretch of DNA from Microbacterium saperdae:
GCTCGAGGCCGACGGCGAGCACCGGGACGCCAGATGCGAAGAGGGAACGTGCGGCATCGATGTCGCACTTGATGTTGTGCTCGACGATCTCGCGGCGGAAGTCGCCGCCCATGATGACGACCTGGCTCACGCGATGACCTGGCTGCCGCGTGACGGCGGCCGCATTGGTGAGCGGGCCGATCGCGACGACCGTGGCGCTCGCGCCGAGCAGGTCGATAGCGGAGAGCGCGGAATCGAACACGTGGCCGTCGAGGTCGGCGATGGTCGATCCCTCGTGGCCCGGCCACCAGACGGGGCGACCCGACTGCGTCTCCGCGTTGCCGGCGGCGATCGGCGGAGGCGTGAGACCAGCCGCGTGGTACGTGGCAGCGACGATTCGTGCGCGAAGCCCGACATCGCCGTAGACGGTGGCGACCCCGACGACGTCGAGCTCCGGCGAGCCGAAGATCATGGACAGGGCGAGGAGGTCATCGACATCCGTGCCGATGTCGGTGTCGAGGACGAATTCTCTCGACGGACGACCGAGGTTGCGGTCTGCCGTCAGCGGTGACTGGCTCATGTGTTCCTTACGCGACGGGACCCTCGGGTGGGTCTCGAGAATGGTGCTGATACCGCGATGCTACTCGAGTAGATAACGGGTTGCAAGATGCAATCTACTCGAGTTGAATGCGGCTTCTTCGGGAGGAGGACGGATGTCAGGACCGTAGTTGAGCGATGGTCCGCGAGTCAGGCCTTCCACCCCGTCCGCACCTGCGCCATGATGGGACGACCGACCTCCAAGGAGACCGTCTTGTCACTCGCTCAGACCCCACCGCAGACCTCCGCACTCGCCGGAGCCCCGGTGATCGCGAGGATTCGACGGGTTCTGATCCTCGCGGTGGTCGCCGCCCTGGTCTACCCGATGTTCATGGTCGCCAGTTCCGGGTACTGCCCGGGCGGCGTGGACGGAAACGGCGGCTTCATCGATGCGTCCGGCCAGCCGGTGGACGAGGCTCTCCCGTGCGTCCAGCTGACGCTCGGTCCCAGCCCTCTGGTCTACGTCGGGATCGCGCTGATCGTCCTGCTGGCTCTCGGCCGCGTGCTGAGGGCATCCGACGAACCCACTGCCCTGCGCACGCTGGACCGCGCCGCCATCGGAGTCGGTGCGCTCGTGGTCGTCGCGGTCATCGTCTCGGTGGTGTGGTTCAGTCTGATCCCGCTCGACCAGTTCTCCTCGGGCTCCATTTCCGTGTTCAGCCCGTTCCCGTTCGGCGTCATCGACGTCGACGTCACGCCCATGACCGAGTCCTGAGTCCGGGGTGAGGCGAGGCCGAGCAGAGGATGGTTTCGCAGTGAGAGCGTCGGCGACCGCTTCCTGCCGAGATGAGAGCGTGCGCGCACCACGCGCCGTCGCCACTCTCCTCGCCATCGTCCTCAGCGTCACCGGATGCTCTGGGATGCCGGGAGGGGGTCCCCTGCAGATCGGCGGAGATCCCGGGGCATACTGCGTTCCTGGTGATCCCGACCGCGAGATCGGATTCGGCGCTGCCGGCCTGCTCGCCGGCGACGCTTCCGCAACGATCGCCTCTGTCGATCTCGTGGATGCTGACGGGCTCCGCCTGGCGAGTGCGTACGTAGCGCCGCTGAGCGAGGGTCAGGTGGGTTTCGGCACGTTCTTCCCCGAGGACGAGGATTCCGAAGGCTGGTCGAACCGGGATGACCCTGCCGGGTATGTGGTCGAGCCGGGGGACAGCGTCAGCGTGATCGTGATCGCGGCCCGCATCGGAGCATCGGACGGAACGGCGTCGAAGATCCGTGTCACCTACGACATCCGAGGAACGACGTATGACGCGTTCACATCGACCGAGATCGCGATCAAGGAGAGCTGCCCCTGAAGCGGGCGCCTCAGATCAACCCGGGTTGATCGCCCCGCCTACCGCCCCGCCCGCACCCGCAGCCCGAACGCGACCGCCGCCAGCGCGATCACGACGACCCCGTACCCGACGCACACGGCCTCGAGTCCGACGACGCCCACGAGTGCTCCGGCGACCACGGCCGGAACGCCGAAGGCCAGGTACGCGAGGAGGTAGATGACGGCGAAGGTGTCGGCGCGCTGGGTGGCCGGGATGCGCGGTGCGAGCGAGCCGACCACTCCCGAGAACGCGGTGCCGAAGCCCATGCCCGTGACGGCGGCGGCGACGAGGTAGAACGGCAGCGACTCCACCCCGAGCGCGATCAGCGACAGCAGGGTGCCGACGGCGAGGGCCGAGGTGCCGAACAGCACCATCGACCGGGCGGCGATCTTCCGCAGCACGAACGCGGTCACTGCGCCGACTCCGGCGAGCAGCACGACGCCGAGTCCCTGCCAGACGTGAGCCTCGCCGCCGAGCTCGCCGCGCACGATGTTGGCGCCGAGCGACAGGAACAGTCCGCCGGTCGCCCAGCCCGCGATCACGGCAGGGGCTCCGCGCCAGAAGTCGGCGCGGATCTCGGAGGGGATCGACAGGCGGAAGCTCAGCGACGCCCACACCCCCGGCTTGCGGGGCGCGGTCTCGGGGATGAGGAAGAACAGCGCGGCGAGCACGACGTATGCGGAACTCAGCGGAGCGAACACGTCGAGCAGCGCCTCGCCGCTGACGTCGAGCATCACGGCGGAGGCGAGTGCCCCGAGTGCGAGTCCGATGCCGGGGCTGAGCGCGTTCCAGAGGGCGGCGACTCCCGGACGACCGCCGGGCGCGAAGTCGAGCACGGTCGCCGACAGCGCCGAGATCAGCAGACCGCTCGCGATGCCCTGCAGGATACGGGCGAGGAACAGCACCGCGACGGCATCCGCGTGCCAGAAAAGGATCATGCTCCCTGCCAGCAGCAGGAACCCGGCGATCGCGACCGGGCGGCGGCCGATGTGGTCCGAGAGGGATCCGGCCGTGAGAAGAGTGAGCAGCAGTGCGACGGCGTAGACCGCGAACACGGCACTGATGACGATCGCGTCGAACCCGATGTCCTGCGCGAGCACCGGATAGAACGGCGACGGCGCACTCGCCCCGACCATCATCAGGATCTGCGCCACGATCGCCAGCACGAACCCGAATCGAGCGCGCGGGCGGGTCGGCGCCGGGGCCTGCCCAAGGGGCGTGGATGCCGTCGGCACGACGATCGGCGCGGTGGTGGTCATGGCGGCTCCTCAT
This window harbors:
- a CDS encoding MFS transporter, whose product is MTTTAPIVVPTASTPLGQAPAPTRPRARFGFVLAIVAQILMMVGASAPSPFYPVLAQDIGFDAIVISAVFAVYAVALLLTLLTAGSLSDHIGRRPVAIAGFLLLAGSMILFWHADAVAVLFLARILQGIASGLLISALSATVLDFAPGGRPGVAALWNALSPGIGLALGALASAVMLDVSGEALLDVFAPLSSAYVVLAALFFLIPETAPRKPGVWASLSFRLSIPSEIRADFWRGAPAVIAGWATGGLFLSLGANIVRGELGGEAHVWQGLGVVLLAGVGAVTAFVLRKIAARSMVLFGTSALAVGTLLSLIALGVESLPFYLVAAAVTGMGFGTAFSGVVGSLAPRIPATQRADTFAVIYLLAYLAFGVPAVVAGALVGVVGLEAVCVGYGVVVIALAAVAFGLRVRAGR
- a CDS encoding nucleoside hydrolase — its product is MSQSPLTADRNLGRPSREFVLDTDIGTDVDDLLALSMIFGSPELDVVGVATVYGDVGLRARIVAATYHAAGLTPPPIAAGNAETQSGRPVWWPGHEGSTIADLDGHVFDSALSAIDLLGASATVVAIGPLTNAAAVTRQPGHRVSQVVIMGGDFRREIVEHNIKCDIDAARSLFASGVPVLAVGLEQTERVRLGSDVLARIGAAGPLGAMVAAEMTRFWAFAEQDYNVPHDPIAVLTLARPDLFEIAAGTVTVTPEGRTLFEPDPDGLHSIVTDMDVDAVGTAIVDRILAAADASTETASIDTTVGPRASASTPT